From the Candidatus Aminicenantes bacterium genome, one window contains:
- a CDS encoding ATP-binding cassette domain-containing protein: MIEVEKLSKRFRLTKKQKREMGVDGDSSYIWPVKEISFTCRPGRVFTLLGPNGAGKTTTLRLIATMLKPTEGAIRVAGHDTQREPRRVRACIGFLTGTTGLYGRLTPDEIVRYYADLNDIDRETFDKNRKRLFDMLDIHPFAGRRIAKLSTGMRQKVSIARTMIHDPEVVVFDEPTTGLDVITARAIIELIRRCREDGKTVIFSTHIMGEVNLLSDDLAIIHEGRLLFNGPFKDFRDQCQARTIEDEFIRLVQEA; the protein is encoded by the coding sequence ATGATTGAGGTAGAAAAACTCAGCAAACGGTTTCGCTTGACCAAAAAACAAAAACGGGAAATGGGTGTAGACGGCGACTCATCTTACATCTGGCCCGTCAAGGAAATCAGTTTCACTTGCCGGCCGGGCCGCGTGTTTACCCTTCTGGGGCCAAATGGAGCCGGCAAAACCACCACCCTGCGACTGATTGCCACCATGCTGAAACCAACGGAAGGGGCGATCCGCGTGGCCGGACATGACACCCAGCGGGAACCCCGCCGGGTACGCGCCTGCATCGGCTTCCTGACGGGGACGACCGGCCTCTACGGCCGCCTGACCCCCGACGAGATCGTGCGCTACTATGCCGACTTGAACGATATCGACCGCGAGACCTTCGACAAGAACCGCAAACGCCTGTTTGACATGCTCGACATTCATCCCTTCGCCGGTCGCCGCATCGCCAAGCTCTCCACCGGTATGCGGCAGAAAGTTTCAATCGCGCGTACCATGATTCATGATCCCGAAGTGGTGGTTTTCGACGAACCCACCACCGGCCTGGATGTGATTACCGCCCGGGCCATTATCGAGTTGATCCGGCGCTGCCGCGAAGACGGCAAAACCGTGATCTTTTCCACCCACATCATGGGCGAGGTCAACCTTTTGAGCGATGACCTGGCCATTATCCACGAAGGCCGGCTGCTCTTTAACGGTCCTTTCAAGGATTTCCGTGACCAGTGCCAGGCCCGCACCATTGAAGATGAATTCATCCGCCTGGTCCAGGAGGCCTGA